A region from the Ammospiza caudacuta isolate bAmmCau1 chromosome 4, bAmmCau1.pri, whole genome shotgun sequence genome encodes:
- the NMU gene encoding neuromedin-U, producing the protein MGHPCHPQRPAGTPERGPRRAGDGAGLPGAPLLLLFVLIASSISACKGAPMPSQALESDEDLQLLKEIDEACSAYLSTDSQPQVSSTLEELCFLIMGFLQKPQGFDEKDNTKRFLFHYSKTHDSGNSDIMSSVLHPLLQLVPQLNERRLKRYKLDEELQGPGVIQSRGYFFYRPRNGRRSVGFR; encoded by the exons ATGGGACACCCGTGCCACCCGCAGCGCCCCGCGGGCACCCCCGAGCGCGGCCCGAGGAGGGCAGGAGACGGcgcggggctgcccggggccccgctgctcctcctcttcgTCCTCATCGCCTCCTCCATTTCTGCTTGCAAAG GTGCACCAATGCCATCCCAAGCACTCGAATCAGATGAGGATCTGCAGCTGTTGAAAGAG ATAGATGAGGCATGTTCTGCTTACCTGTCCACAGACTCTCAGCCTCAG GTATCCAGTACACTGGAAGAACTTTGTTTTTTGATCATGGGATTTCTCCAGAAACCACAG GGTTTCGATGAGAAAGACAACACCAAAAGG TTCTTATTTCATTATTCTAAGACTCATGACTCGGGCAACTCAGACATCATG TCATCTGTCCTGCATCCTTTACTGCAACTCGTTCCTCAGCTTAATGAGAGAAGACTGAAGAGATACAAACTGGAT gaagaaCTTCAAGGACCTGGAGTAATTCAAAGCAGAGGCTACTTCTTCTACAGG CCACGTAATGGAAGGAGATCGGTGGGTTTTCGCTAA